A window from Rhizosphaericola mali encodes these proteins:
- the uxuA gene encoding mannonate dehydratase, with amino-acid sequence MNQTMRWYGPNDPVSLSDIRQAGCQGVVSALHHIPNGEIWTLDEIQKRKKIIENEGLEWNVVESLPVHEAIKTQTEGFQIYIDNYKISLQNLAHAGIKVITYNFMPILDWTRTNLSYSFEDGSKALHFDTAEIVAFDMFILKRPNAGNDYTEDEIIRGQNIFDTYSDEQKLQLQNNIIAGLPGSEESFTLKEFQKALDNYQNIDIQKLQKHLIHFLNAITPLCDDLNLLLALHPDDPPYPIFGLPRIVSTATQIQVLFDSVPNKSNGICLCTGSLGVRLDNNIGKMIEQFANRINFLHLRNIRSSQYNNFTESNHLEGNINMYDIVERVFHIMQKQQRSIPMRPDHGHQMLDDLKKKINPGYSAIGRLRGLAELRGLEYGISNNWKKDNI; translated from the coding sequence ATGAACCAGACAATGCGGTGGTATGGACCAAATGATCCAGTAAGCCTATCAGATATACGACAAGCTGGTTGTCAAGGGGTAGTTTCAGCACTGCACCATATCCCCAATGGAGAAATATGGACGTTGGATGAAATTCAAAAAAGAAAAAAAATCATTGAAAATGAAGGACTTGAATGGAACGTAGTGGAAAGTCTACCAGTACATGAAGCAATTAAAACCCAAACGGAAGGTTTTCAAATCTATATTGATAATTACAAAATATCATTGCAAAATTTAGCCCATGCTGGCATTAAAGTTATTACATATAATTTCATGCCGATATTAGACTGGACTCGAACAAACCTATCTTACTCGTTTGAAGACGGTAGCAAAGCGCTTCATTTTGATACTGCAGAAATTGTTGCATTTGATATGTTCATACTCAAACGACCAAATGCAGGGAATGATTACACAGAAGACGAGATAATAAGAGGCCAGAATATTTTCGATACCTATAGTGACGAACAAAAACTACAACTTCAAAATAATATTATTGCAGGACTTCCTGGAAGCGAAGAAAGCTTTACTCTTAAAGAATTCCAAAAAGCATTGGATAATTATCAAAATATTGATATCCAAAAACTACAGAAACATTTAATTCATTTCCTAAATGCAATAACTCCACTATGCGATGATTTAAACCTTTTATTAGCCTTACACCCTGACGATCCTCCATATCCGATCTTTGGACTACCTCGTATCGTAAGCACAGCCACACAAATACAAGTATTATTTGATTCCGTACCAAATAAAAGTAATGGCATATGCTTGTGTACAGGATCATTAGGAGTAAGGTTAGACAACAATATAGGGAAAATGATTGAACAGTTTGCTAATAGAATTAATTTTCTTCATTTAAGAAATATTCGATCCTCTCAATATAATAACTTCACAGAGTCGAACCATTTAGAGGGTAATATTAATATGTATGATATTGTAGAAAGAGTTTTTCATATCATGCAAAAACAGCAGAGAAGTATTCCTATGCGTCCTGACCATGGACACCAAATGCTTGATGATCTTAAAAAGAAAATTAATCCTGGTTATAGTGCAATAGGACGCTTACGCGGTCTAGCAGAATTAAGAGGTTTAGAATACGGCATTTCGAATAATTGGAAAAAAGATAATATATAA
- a CDS encoding SHOCT domain-containing protein, translating into MKTKLIAVLFAAMPFVVFSQTFENDTLTSSTGFKVYKGLELKLGHGSQPNGMFSYIQWNQSSFLSVMSATSDQTYNRNQSELNKNASGSIAIVKKIVKRQSIYKPIVSIKGRGTSWEIDLESAIESGEVVVPDEYKPKKVLNVKVEGATDLADQLKKLKDLKDQGILSEDEFNKAKAKLLNQ; encoded by the coding sequence ATGAAAACAAAATTAATTGCTGTGCTTTTTGCAGCTATGCCATTTGTAGTTTTTTCTCAGACTTTTGAAAATGATACTCTAACTAGTTCCACAGGATTTAAAGTATATAAAGGATTAGAATTGAAGCTTGGTCATGGTTCCCAACCTAATGGAATGTTTAGTTATATCCAATGGAATCAATCAAGTTTTTTATCTGTAATGTCAGCAACTTCAGATCAAACCTATAACAGGAATCAATCTGAACTTAATAAAAATGCAAGTGGTTCTATTGCAATTGTAAAGAAAATAGTAAAACGGCAATCAATATATAAACCAATCGTTTCGATTAAAGGACGTGGCACATCTTGGGAAATCGATTTAGAAAGTGCCATTGAAAGTGGTGAAGTAGTCGTTCCTGATGAATATAAACCTAAAAAGGTATTGAATGTAAAAGTTGAGGGCGCAACAGATCTTGCAGACCAATTGAAAAAATTAAAAGATTTGAAAGATCAAGGTATTCTGTCTGAGGATGAATTTAATAAAGCAAAGGCTAAATTGCTTAATCAATAA
- a CDS encoding helix-turn-helix domain-containing protein — protein sequence MNIKELRKERNLSQQDLADATGISKAKIEKWEVGKGAPKVEDYITLQNFFGINNSDSNEADLELNKDELNKESQLASIASNIKMDYMVALLAEIQEKLDPTKAASVIVSKVQKLSQLDFENKLNRMKA from the coding sequence ATGAATATCAAAGAGTTACGAAAGGAAAGGAATCTGTCTCAGCAGGATCTTGCAGATGCAACAGGTATTTCTAAGGCGAAAATTGAAAAATGGGAGGTAGGAAAAGGAGCCCCTAAAGTAGAAGATTATATAACATTACAGAACTTTTTCGGTATAAATAATTCGGATTCTAATGAAGCAGATTTAGAATTAAATAAAGATGAATTGAATAAAGAATCTCAGTTAGCAAGTATAGCTTCAAACATTAAAATGGATTATATGGTTGCTTTGTTAGCTGAGATTCAAGAAAAACTCGATCCTACAAAAGCTGCATCAGTTATTGTTTCAAAAGTTCAAAAGCTCTCACAATTAGATTTTGAGAATAAATTGAATAGGATGAAAGCTTAA
- a CDS encoding ATP-binding protein — translation MEIKIHKIKITNFKGIKDLEIDFNGTTNIFGANGTGKTTVADAFSFLLFGKDTSDKKDFSIRPKNADGSDKTRIESEVYAEMEFDGEKHTFKHIFKENYVKKRGSKEEQFTGNEHLYFFDDVPMQLKEYKAKIDSFIQEETFKLVTNVNYFNSLSWQDRRKTLIAMAGNITNADVAYNNPAFQELLTKMGSKSMDEFARELAAKKKKSNDELKQIPTRIDELEKTKPEPINAIEIGNQISTLESEISHIEHQIYDSSEALKEQIKKSEHAQRLVFNKRNELREIEYGLKASLNSGSSDSQYQLRRLTTTVNDITNEIVHTKLSIDRYKDRIEELEQNKALKLNAFELESKKQLTFDDANFCCPTCKRAYEANDIEAKKVELQNNFKIQKNRNLDTIEADGLSLKKSIEDGKTLLAEKEQLLSDLQNKLDAAQIELDNAKAAQSEVKIKTIEGVLTASPEYQKLKAEIESDEQNIPKVDNLNTDHLQNQKRELVSQVDSFKAQLSTNSQIEKADARIKELSENESKLAQEVADFENLEFTMLEFQKAKMSYISDAINKYFEFVSFKMFDTQINGGETPTCITTIDGVPYNDANTASKINAGMDIINALSRFYNVSAPIFIDNSESITDIIPTDSQIIKLIVDRNYKKLHVA, via the coding sequence ATGGAAATTAAAATCCACAAAATCAAAATTACGAATTTCAAAGGTATTAAAGACCTTGAAATTGATTTCAACGGAACTACGAACATTTTCGGTGCTAATGGTACTGGAAAAACAACCGTTGCAGATGCATTTTCTTTCTTACTATTTGGTAAGGATACTTCAGATAAAAAGGACTTTAGTATTCGTCCAAAAAATGCTGATGGATCTGACAAAACTCGTATAGAGAGTGAAGTGTATGCTGAAATGGAGTTTGATGGTGAAAAACATACATTCAAACATATTTTCAAAGAAAACTATGTAAAGAAAAGAGGTTCGAAAGAAGAACAATTCACCGGTAATGAGCATCTATATTTCTTTGATGATGTTCCAATGCAATTGAAAGAGTACAAAGCAAAAATTGATTCTTTCATTCAGGAAGAAACTTTCAAACTAGTTACTAATGTAAACTATTTCAATTCATTAAGCTGGCAAGATCGTCGTAAAACTTTAATTGCGATGGCGGGAAATATTACCAATGCAGATGTTGCTTATAATAATCCAGCATTCCAGGAACTTCTTACAAAAATGGGTTCCAAGTCCATGGATGAATTTGCGCGTGAATTGGCAGCCAAAAAGAAAAAATCCAATGACGAGTTGAAACAAATTCCTACTCGTATTGATGAATTGGAAAAGACTAAACCAGAACCGATCAATGCGATTGAAATTGGAAATCAAATTTCAACTCTTGAATCAGAGATCAGCCATATAGAACATCAAATCTATGATAGTTCAGAAGCTTTAAAAGAGCAAATTAAAAAATCTGAGCATGCACAACGTCTTGTTTTCAATAAAAGAAATGAATTGCGAGAAATCGAATATGGATTGAAAGCTTCTTTAAACTCTGGTAGTTCCGATAGTCAATATCAATTGAGAAGATTGACTACAACGGTCAATGACATTACAAATGAAATTGTACATACAAAGCTTTCAATAGATAGATATAAAGATCGTATTGAAGAGTTGGAACAAAACAAAGCTTTAAAGTTGAATGCTTTTGAACTAGAAAGCAAAAAACAATTGACTTTTGACGATGCTAATTTCTGTTGTCCTACTTGCAAAAGAGCCTACGAAGCTAATGATATTGAAGCTAAAAAAGTGGAATTGCAAAACAACTTCAAGATTCAAAAAAATAGAAATCTTGATACTATTGAAGCAGACGGTCTTTCTCTTAAAAAATCTATTGAAGACGGTAAAACATTATTGGCAGAAAAAGAACAATTACTTTCTGATTTACAAAACAAGTTAGATGCAGCTCAGATTGAATTGGATAATGCAAAAGCGGCTCAATCAGAGGTAAAAATCAAAACTATTGAAGGGGTTTTGACAGCAAGTCCAGAGTATCAGAAATTGAAAGCTGAGATTGAATCGGACGAACAAAACATTCCTAAAGTTGACAATCTAAATACAGATCATCTTCAAAATCAAAAAAGAGAATTGGTTTCTCAAGTGGATAGTTTTAAGGCTCAACTTTCTACAAATAGTCAGATTGAGAAAGCTGATGCACGTATTAAGGAATTGTCGGAGAATGAATCAAAATTGGCTCAAGAGGTTGCAGATTTTGAAAACCTTGAATTCACTATGCTTGAATTCCAAAAGGCTAAAATGAGCTATATCAGTGATGCTATCAATAAATATTTTGAGTTCGTAAGTTTCAAAATGTTTGATACACAGATCAATGGCGGTGAAACGCCAACCTGTATCACTACAATCGACGGTGTGCCTTACAACGATGCAAATACAGCTTCCAAAATAAATGCTGGTATGGATATCATCAATGCTCTATCAAGGTTCTATAATGTGTCTGCTCCAATCTTTATCGACAATTCTGAATCTATAACTGATATAATTCCGACTGATAGTCAAATTATCAAATTGATTGTTGATCGGAACTACAAAAAATTACACGTAGCATAA
- a CDS encoding recombinase RecT — protein MSTQNNNSQVPTTTAAQPQIEVVKKDISSQVLSKIETFKSTGELNIPKDYSPENALKSAYITLAETSNKEGKYALEYCTKESIADSLLKMVIWGLSPLKKQCYFIMFGNRLQCTPDYSGNIALAKRYGKLKSIKALAIFKGDEFKFEVNPATGHKKVLEHKQTIESIGSNEVIGAYAITEMEDGTTDVEILSMKQIRASWEQGAAKGSSPAHNKFPDQMAIKTAINRACKLIIRSSDDSALMESVEDEAEQVTQFEADVNNEITEKSNKRPISINMDLSTIPEADEVSNDPEPLEAMQNEGELFPTEQRQARF, from the coding sequence ATGTCAACTCAAAATAATAATAGTCAAGTTCCTACAACAACAGCAGCACAACCACAAATTGAAGTTGTAAAAAAAGATATTTCATCTCAGGTTCTATCCAAAATAGAAACATTCAAATCCACTGGTGAATTGAATATTCCCAAAGATTATTCTCCTGAAAATGCTTTAAAATCTGCATATATCACACTTGCTGAAACTTCCAATAAGGAAGGAAAATATGCACTGGAATATTGTACGAAAGAATCTATTGCAGATAGCCTTTTAAAGATGGTAATCTGGGGCTTATCTCCTTTGAAAAAGCAATGCTATTTTATCATGTTTGGCAACAGATTACAATGTACTCCAGATTATTCTGGAAACATTGCCCTTGCTAAAAGATATGGAAAATTAAAATCCATAAAAGCCTTAGCCATTTTCAAAGGAGATGAATTCAAATTTGAAGTAAATCCAGCAACTGGCCACAAGAAAGTATTAGAGCACAAGCAAACTATTGAAAGTATTGGTTCTAATGAAGTTATTGGCGCCTATGCTATTACGGAAATGGAAGATGGAACTACAGATGTAGAAATCCTTTCAATGAAACAAATACGTGCATCATGGGAACAAGGAGCTGCAAAAGGTTCATCTCCAGCACATAATAAGTTTCCTGATCAAATGGCTATAAAAACCGCTATTAACAGAGCATGTAAATTAATTATTAGATCATCTGATGATTCTGCTCTTATGGAAAGTGTAGAGGATGAAGCCGAACAAGTAACTCAATTCGAAGCGGATGTTAATAATGAGATTACTGAAAAATCAAACAAAAGACCAATCAGTATAAATATGGATTTGTCTACAATTCCAGAAGCGGACGAAGTTTCAAATGATCCCGAACCACTTGAAGCTATGCAAAATGAAGGCGAATTATTTCCAACAGAACAAAGACAAGCGAGATTCTAA
- a CDS encoding MBL fold metallo-hydrolase has protein sequence MQLKIIGSNSDGNCYLLEADNGETLILDCGFRFQKIKQSLDYNLSRVSGILLTHEHGDHSKGINEAINAGMNIYTSNGTAESLGLEKSHRVFPMKALKTYEIGTFKVMPFDVKHDVKEPFGFQIYHPECGLVVFITDSYYVEYQFPGTNNYIIEANYSKEIINDKVSEGFLLEYRRNRVVRSHMSIDNCIDLLLSNDLSTVNNIVLIHLSDGNSDEALFYNKVRDATHKKVFVADAGMIIENFNKTPF, from the coding sequence ATGCAGTTAAAGATTATTGGCAGTAATAGTGATGGTAATTGTTATCTATTGGAAGCGGATAATGGAGAGACTCTAATATTGGATTGTGGTTTCCGATTCCAAAAGATAAAACAGTCTCTTGACTATAATTTATCAAGAGTTTCTGGAATACTTCTAACTCACGAACATGGTGATCATTCTAAAGGGATTAATGAAGCAATCAATGCTGGAATGAATATTTATACATCAAATGGAACTGCAGAATCTCTTGGACTTGAAAAATCACACAGAGTTTTTCCAATGAAAGCTTTAAAGACTTATGAAATAGGAACTTTTAAAGTGATGCCATTTGATGTTAAACATGATGTAAAAGAACCTTTTGGATTCCAAATATATCATCCTGAATGTGGACTAGTAGTATTTATTACAGACTCCTATTATGTAGAGTATCAGTTCCCAGGTACTAACAACTACATCATAGAAGCGAATTACTCAAAAGAAATCATCAACGATAAAGTTTCAGAAGGTTTTCTTCTCGAATACAGAAGAAATAGAGTTGTAAGATCTCACATGAGTATTGACAATTGCATTGATCTATTGCTGTCAAATGATCTTTCTACTGTAAACAATATTGTGCTAATACATCTTAGTGATGGGAACTCTGATGAAGCACTCTTTTATAATAAAGTCCGAGACGCGACACACAAAAAAGTATTTGTCGCTGATGCTGGGATGATCATTGAAAACTTTAATAAAACCCCTTTTTGA
- a CDS encoding 3'-5' exonuclease gives MKLFFFDLETTGVKYWKNGIWQIAGMVVIDGEIMETFDFKIQPNKACEIEDEALKVGGITRDDLKSFITIEEGYSSIIKVLSKYVDKFNKSDKFFLVGYNNASFDNQFFRAFFVQNGDSYFGSWFWSSSIDIMCQAADFLKKERHLMKDFKLSTVADFLKIEVDPDKLHDALYDIYLTKAIYDKISYK, from the coding sequence ATGAAACTATTCTTTTTTGACTTAGAAACTACTGGTGTAAAATATTGGAAAAATGGAATTTGGCAAATAGCAGGAATGGTTGTTATCGATGGCGAAATAATGGAAACTTTCGATTTTAAAATACAACCAAACAAAGCCTGTGAGATTGAGGATGAAGCTTTAAAAGTTGGTGGAATTACAAGGGATGATTTAAAATCATTTATAACGATAGAAGAAGGTTATTCTTCAATTATTAAAGTCCTTTCCAAATATGTAGACAAATTCAATAAATCAGATAAGTTTTTCTTAGTTGGATATAATAATGCATCATTCGACAATCAATTTTTTAGAGCATTTTTTGTACAAAATGGTGACTCTTATTTTGGTTCTTGGTTTTGGAGTTCTTCAATAGATATTATGTGTCAAGCCGCTGATTTTCTTAAAAAGGAACGCCATTTAATGAAAGACTTTAAACTCTCTACTGTTGCCGATTTTTTAAAAATAGAAGTAGATCCTGATAAGTTACATGATGCACTGTATGACATATATCTCACAAAAGCCATTTACGATAAAATAAGCTATAAGTGA